The genomic stretch GGAGTAGAGAATGTCCATCTGCATAATGCTGGGTCCTTCATGGTTGTTTCTCAGACATTCTTCTCAATTCTCTTTAATGCTCAACAAAATGTGACATTCTCATAGCTTCAATTTCCAGCCATATTCCAATGAGATGTCTCTTATTTTGAGTCCCCAGTATGCCGCTCTACTGCTTCTTTGAGTGAAATACAAATGTTTTGAGAGCATCATGGAAAGACCgctttacttgtttatttctcaGGGTATAAATGAAGGGGTTCAACAAAGGGGCAACAGACGGAGTGAGCAGAGAAACTGCCCTATTAATGGCCACTTCATCCTTAGCTGAAGGTTTGATATACATGAAAATACAGCTGCCATATGTGATGGAAACCACAATCATGTGGGAGGAACAGGTGGAAAaggcttttttcctttgctgggcagaggGTAATCTCAGAACCATCCTAACGATGTATACGTAGGacagaacaacacaaaaaagcgTCATTATGAAGGTCAGCACAGCACAGACTATAACCAGCTGCTCTATAAACCATGTATCTGAACATGAATTCTTCAGTATTGGAGAAGCATCGCAGTAAAATGGTCAGTAACAGAGTCACAGAATTCCAGCTGGAGGCTTAGGCCAAGGGGCAGGAGGATAATCAATAGACCTGATACCCAACAACAGAGGATGAGATTCCTGCAGACTCTGCTGTTCATGATGGTCACGTAATGCaggggtttgcagatggccacatagtgGTCATAGGACATCACAGCCAAGAGAAAAAATTCTGTAGCTCCAAAGaggacaataaaaaatatttggctgAAGCAGGCTTTAATGGTGATGGTTCTGTCCCCACTTGATATGATGTACAGGTATGCTGGGATACAGGCCGTTGTGAATGAGAGTTCTAAGAAAGAgaagttttga from Equus quagga isolate Etosha38 unplaced genomic scaffold, UCLA_HA_Equagga_1.0 127221_RagTag, whole genome shotgun sequence encodes the following:
- the LOC124232829 gene encoding LOW QUALITY PROTEIN: olfactory receptor 6C2-like (The sequence of the model RefSeq protein was modified relative to this genomic sequence to represent the inferred CDS: inserted 1 base in 1 codon), whose protein sequence is MKSVMRNHSAIMTFIIMGLTNDPQLEILVSAFLFITYMLSVVGNLTIISLILVDSHLKTAMYFFLQNFSFLELSFTTACIPAYLYIISSGDRTITIKACFSQIFFIVLFGATEFFLLAVMSYDHYVAICKPLHYVTIMNSRVCRNLILCCWVSGLLIILLPLGLSLQLEFCDSVTDHXYCDASPILKNSCSDTWFIEQLVIVCAVLTFIMTLFCVVLSYVYIVRMVLRLPSAQQRKKAFSTCSSHMIVVSITYGSCIFMYIKPSAKDEVAINRAVSLLTPSVAPLLNPFIYTLRNKQVKRSFHDALKTFVFHSKKQ